The segment GGCCAAATTTTGCAGTTGGGCGTCATAAGAAGTAGTGGTCAGAGTTTGAGTCATGAACCTGAGAGTTAAAAATCATATTCAAGGAGATTCTAGTGTCGAATTTTAAGCCATTCTAGAAGATGTCTACTGTAAGGTCATAAGATTTAAGACCAATTTTCTTCCTATTGAGCTCTCTACTATCATTCTGTTATGGATGTGATTAGAAACATTGATATCACTCAATCTAATTCAGAAACAAAAAGTATAAATACTAATATAATGTAAAAATCAGATATCATTAAGTTCAATATGATAGAAAAATTAACTCAGTGAGGAAACCCATGCCCCTGCTGCCCTGGATTGGCATACCTTTAATGAAGGGTTATATCTGAGTGAAACACCTGGTCAATTTGACAGAGTAGAATCTTACCGCCTCGGTAAGATTCTGTGTGGTGTTAAGCCCAAGGTTTCGGCGTGTTCAAAACTTTTTAACTATTGACCTTGTGAGAATTCTTTGCAAGCAGAAGAGTGGAGAGTAGATCTAGTTCTCTTAAATTGAGATACTACTGAGATGTCTTGACTGTTGCTTTTTGAATACCGATATTGTGAGCCAATCTATAGAAGTTATATCTTAAATATATTCCAGATACACGACTCTGCCAAAACCGAAAAAAAACCCTAATCTGTTAGAAGCTACGCAGATTATTTTATACGTGTTTCTCTATTTTGAAGTTCATATTCAGAATTTCATAGGAAGAAATTTAATGCCATACAAGAAACTCATATATTGTAATTACAGAGTGTGATTCTAAAAATTGTGAATAGCAGTGCCAATTTGTTAGGATGAATGGAGCAAATTGATATTGTCAGCTGCATCAGAACTTTAAGTGCTAAAGAAATGCCAATATGTGGGACGAATGGAGTAAAATAATATtatgaattaattttatttaatctacTGGCCAGTGGAGAGTATACCCAGTTCTCTTGAATTGAAATACTACTGAGATGTCTTGGCTGATGCTTTTTGAATACAGATTTTCTGCTCCTATCTGTAGAAGTTACTTTTACCCTAAATATATTCCTGATACATGACACTGCAAAAAAAAAGCCTAATCTGTTAGATACCACCTgtagaattattttattttctctattttgatATTTATATTCAGAAATTCAGAGGAAGACACGTTCTGTCATATATTGTTTAACTAGTTCTGTAATTACTAATTACAGGGTATGATTCCAACAATTGTGAAAAGCAGTGGCAATATGCTGGATAAATGGAGTAAATTGGTACACTCAGGTGCATCAGAAATTGAAGTGCTGGAGGAGTTTCGTGATCTCACAGCAGATGTTATTGCGAGCACAGCATTTGGCAGCAGTTTTTCAGAGGGAAAGCATATCTTTGATATGCAGGTCAAGCAGATGATTCTTACATCTGAACTATTTCGCACTGTTTATATTCCAGGTTTCAGGTGACAAACTTGTGTTTTGTGAAAGTACAATTTACCCATCTTAAGTTACCTAGGAATGCAATCAATATTTTGATTTGAGAGTGTTCATGTCTCTGTCCCTTTATGTTTTTCCTTGAAAGTCGCTGGAAAGATTTTCCAATATTTGTTTTAACTTGGAAGTGCCACTTTATTTTCAGCTATATCTTCCCTCTCAAAATgtatttgtccttcaagaattaTGTTTATGAATTTTATCTTGAGAAGACATTTTATTCAATAGGATGAATGCCTTTGTACTTTGGGAGGCTTTCTTCATATTCTGAAGTATGCAGAATCTATAACCTTTTTTGGTTTCTTACATTGGTATGTAATGTCTGAGAGTGACTCCTATCATCAGGTTTCTGCCCACTTCAAAGAATAGGCAACGTTGGAACTTGGAGAAAGAAATAAGAAGATCCTTAAGACAAGTTATAGATGCCAGGGAAAAGACTGCTGGGATTGAAAAAACAGGTAGCTCTGGTGCGGATCTGCTTGGTTTTATGATGTCTCAGAACAGGGAGCAGGTAGGAGTCAATGTAAAACTAATGCGAGCCTGAGTACAGAGGAAATCATTGATGAATGTAAGACTTTCTACTTTGCCGGCCATGAAACGACCTCAGTCCTCTTGACATGTGCTATAATATTGTTGGGCATACATCAAGATTGGCAAGAGCGAGGTCGCAGAGAGGTGCTGGAAGTATGTGGGAGAAACAATTATCCAGATGCAGACAGCTTAAGCCGCCTCAAAATTGTAAGGACCATCTAACGCAGACCCAAATATCCATGTCAATACAATGAAGTATTTTTACATTAGTAAAATAGAAAATTACAGTAAGGGCCATTTGCTAGCTTTTAAAAACTAAGTTTGACTAAAGCCTCAGTACTTTTCCCTGTGCATGAGGTACCTGCTGACATCCTCAGAGAAACATAGATTCAGTTActgtaaatttaaatatataggAAACAGAATTCAATCGCCAATGTACAATGATATTAAAGAAGGTCAAGCTATTAGTTTGGAGTGGGTAAGCAATTCGTCTAATAAGTGAAACAAAAAGcagaaatttttttcaaatctaCTCAAATTATCTTAGCAAAATTTATTCACAGAAGGTAATGGGAAGCAATACCCAATTTAACAAGTAATAACAATCATATTTAAACAAACACTGGAATTCGAATTCAAAAGCGTATTTTGGGTTTGTCTCACAAAATATTATATGAATGTTTTGTAGGTGGGAATGATCATAAATGAGGCCTTGAGACTTTATCCACCTGCAGTGTTCCTCTTGCGACAGGCATGTGAGCCAATGAAACTTGGAAGACTATCAATTCCTGCAGGCATCCAACTTGTGCTTCCGATCCTTGCAATTCACCATGATCCTGCTTTGTGGGGAAATAATGCCAATGATTTTGACCCAGGGCGATTTAGCGAAGGAATTGCAAAGGCTACAAAACATCCAATGGCATTCATGCCCTTTGGATTAGGTCCAATAATCTGTGTGGGTCAGAATTTTGCCTTTTTGGAAGCAAAATTAGTGCTGGCTATGATTCTGCAAAAGTTTTCTTTTGTCACTTCACCTTCTTATACTCATGCTCCTTTGCAATTTCTCACTCTACGACCTCAATATGGAGCTCAGGTTATCTTCCACGTAGACTAAAGTTTGAGAACAGTACTGCCTAGAAACTCCTCTATTATTGAAATTTTAATTGTCATTTCAATATGTTACAGTATTTATCGATCACCAAGCTTCAATAGTGCAGATGTCGAATAGCATCTCAAATCAGAAGTCCTGGGAAAAATCACGAGCTCTCGACATGTTGCAATACCCCCTGTTTCCTAATTTATGGAAAGGAAAGGGGTAAGATGATGAAATCCTATAGACCTTTGAATTATAAACCCAAATGCCATGGACTGTGATTAATTTGTTTTATAGACAAATAAGTTATAGTTGACTTTGATATTTAAGTATGTTTTCTTATGAAGAATGATAATCAATATTAAATGAGATTATGATAAAAATTAACGATTATGAGAGATGTTAAAAATAATTATGCAACTTATTAAAATATGGTTAGTTAGCAGGACCACATCTATTAGGAGAGATAGAAGGTGGGTGGGAGGGCTGAGACCATCTATGAGTAGTATGATCTTTGGAATTTTTAGGTTGAGAATGTTTTTCCATAATTTGTACCCACAAGGTAGGTAGGGAGGGAGTAGGGGTTGGGACTCTAACAATCATGTAAGGGGCATCAACCCAATGGTCAAGAAGCACCTATAGAGGTGCAACTGTCAGTACAATTTTATGAGCACTAGATCTACATAAGTACATTAGATAAAATCATAGCTTTAATGCATACAAAAAGTGAACATAAGTTGAGTGTTAACATCATGTAGTTTTCACAATCCATATTAAagatataaacaaatttattgattcAGTTGTGTTTTATTTTTGTCAACAAAGTTTCAAATCAaacttcatgatccatcatcatgatAAGATGGCCAAAGAAGATAGAAATGAGAAATTAGTAGAGCAAAAATTCTAAATAGAAGATGGTATAGGGTAGAGGATGATAGGTATGAAAGGAAGGACCAAGAaccaaattcaaaattaaaatgaacCTTTACAATATGAGAACAAAAAAAAGGATTGAGACAATGAAAACAAATaaagaaacataaaataaacaaaaaggaTAGAAATGTGTAAGGATTAGTTtcaatatatgtttatatatttacAAACACATCATCTAGAATGAACTTGTGCTTATGGTTTCATCTCCTTGGATTTTAGGTAGGAATGATAACTTTTAAAATGTTCTAGATTTTGTTTTAATTGTTGCGTGGCTTAAATAGTaaaatattattgatttttttagttttattttaacaTTATCCCATTTTGTTGCCTCTAGAACTATAAAAGAATAATAGGGGGCCTATAGACATTTTTTAGTTATAATGCTACATTTCTatcaaatctgatttttttttaggTACACAAATAATAACTGATAGACAATATAACAATTATCCTAACAAGTTAAAATAATGTAAGCTATTTAATATTGTTTTGAGTTAAAGATAGTATGGATATGTCATAGCTTCTTTAATTTAAAGTTCATACATGTTCATAACATATTTCTAAGCTCAAATGTGTGCTTTTAGTTTTTCAGCTTATCCTATATCCCAGTATGATAGATTAATGCTTTCTACTAGATCTAGTTTTAGAGATGAACTTCTACTATGTAATTGTTATACACTATCATTACATTATTATAAAGTTATTTAATTAGTAATATATTTTACAAAGAAAAAAATTCTTTGATATTCACTATGATACATTGGATGTATATCTTAAATATAGATTGATTACCTTCTTTATAAACAAACTACAACGTGAACTCTATGCAATTATTCTTTATAACTTCTAGGTAACTTAAACACTCTATGCATATGTATAAAAATTATATTCATTCTATTTATTTCGTCATAGGAATTATGATGGTAAGCAATGCATATTCTCATATAGGTGTTTAATTGCTTGGAAAAGATTGATTCATATCTgttatgactttatattttttaTAGACTTGTTTAAAACATTCATTTTCTAAGTGTTATCTCTACAATAGTTAATATTTCTATTTGGATCTCCTTAAATTTAAATATAGTTTCAAGTTGTCAATATTATTTAGACTTAAAACATTTAGTTATGATATGTGTGCACACTAACTTTGTGCATCtcaaaatcttttatttttatttggttCTTTGAAACATAATATTAGCTCATTGCTAGAATATAGTATAGGTTACATAAGCAATTATTGTCACAATCTTAGTATATTGTTGTTTTTATATTGATACTTGTGTGTATTTGGATTAGAAGTTGTACAtgacattttctttctattttgatcAAGATGAAAAGTTGTACCTTGTGTGTATTTTAAATTATCAAGTTTGTATTTAATACAATAAACATGTTTTATTTCTATGTAGAAAGGGTTGGAAGATTGCATAAAATCAAGCTATTAAATGTGAGGGACATGTACATAATATTTGCTATTAGGCTTTTGTTACATTTGTAACATTTTTTTTTTGGCACctctcatttcaaataatgtatacACATTTTCGACACTTCTTTATCTTTTCACATCAAATTTCAACTTAAGGACCACTTTTCATATAATTTTTGATAAGTTAATTTCACAaacattttcactttctaccatTGGATCCCATTATTTGAAGTTGTATTAATGCAGAGGACGAGAGGTGTCTGGGATGGCTGGACGCGCAGCAGGTGGGTTCTGTGATATATGTTTCTTTTGGGAGCACCTCCCTCAAATCGAACCAACAGCTGGAAGAGATTGCTCTGGGGTTGGAGAGCAGCCAGCAGCCTTTTCTGTGGATCTTGCGAATGGATATTGCACAAGGGAAGCTTGCCGTTTTGCCA is part of the Cryptomeria japonica chromosome 10, Sugi_1.0, whole genome shotgun sequence genome and harbors:
- the LOC131076854 gene encoding LOW QUALITY PROTEIN: cytochrome P450 734A1 (The sequence of the model RefSeq protein was modified relative to this genomic sequence to represent the inferred CDS: deleted 2 bases in 1 codon), with translation MEWVFRGLAAVCAGIRGPPYRLFNGNSTDITRMIDEQKSKPMPLSHDILPRVLPHLHQWAKTYGQDFIFWFGPNPRLVVPHPELIKEILSTKFGNYPKPPDNPLSRQLVGQGLVGLKGEKWAQHRRIINPAFHMDLLKGMIPTIVKSSGNMLDKWSKLVHSGASEIEVLEEFRDLTADVIASTAFGSSFSEGKHIFDMQVKQMILTSELFRTVYIPGFRFLPTSKNRQRWNLEKEIRRSLRQVIDAREKTAGIEKTGSSGADLLGFMMSQNREQRSQCKTNASLSTEEIIDECKTFYFAGHETTSVLLTCAIILLGIHQDWQERGRREVLEVCGRNNYPDADSLSRLKIVGMIINEALRLYPPAVFLLRQACEPMKLGRLSIPAGIQLVLPILAIHHDPALWGNNANDFDPGRFSEGIAKATKHPMAFMPFGLGPIICVGQNFAFLEAKLVLAMILQKFSFVTSPSYTHAPLQFLTLRPQYGAQVIFHVD
- the LOC131076855 gene encoding (R)-mandelonitrile beta-glucosyltransferase-like, translated to MSNSISNQKSWEKSRALDMLQYPLFPNLWKGKGCINAEDERCLGWLDAQQVGSVIYVSFGSTSLKSNQQLEEIALGLESSQQPFLWILRMDIAQGKLAVLPHGFLERIGDRGMILGWAP